One window of the Parasphingopyxis algicola genome contains the following:
- a CDS encoding long-chain-fatty-acid--CoA ligase → MTDFVSGLTERAAATLPDHLAIVDGERRLTYYELYDRILRCVAWLRASGIGEGDRVGYLGMNSLDYVVLMQAAQRIGAVTVAINWRLVAREIAFILRDARIDLLVTEATRLETVEAAVAEAGIGRVVLTDGDHDGSPRFEDGIAVCEPDEEVGDLRDDTVALQLYTSGTTGHPKGALLTHGSLRASLTQGDKTGEDWAQWDESDVSLVAMPQFHIGGSAWTMQGLRGKSSMVLLRQPDIADLIAAVETHGITKMFAVPAVLNMILGHSDAQGKTFPSMRELLYGASPIPLDILKRSMAKFPEAQFVQMYGATETSGTVVYLPPEDHDPAGTDRMKGCGKPFPDVEIRIADEDGNELPTGEVGEVLVRSPLVMAGYHNLPEATAKAFHGDWYRSGDAAYVDADGYLYLFDRVKDMIVSGAENIYPAEVENALSDHPAVADVAVIGVPDAKWGEAVKALVVRAKDAEIDEAGLIAFARNRIAGFKVPKSVDFVDELPRNPSGKVLKRELRKAYWPEGERNIG, encoded by the coding sequence ATGACCGATTTCGTTTCCGGCCTGACCGAACGCGCCGCCGCTACGCTGCCCGATCATCTGGCGATCGTCGACGGCGAGCGGCGGCTGACCTATTATGAGCTCTACGACCGCATCCTGCGCTGCGTCGCCTGGCTCCGCGCGTCGGGCATCGGCGAGGGCGACCGGGTCGGCTATCTCGGCATGAACAGCCTCGACTATGTCGTGCTGATGCAGGCCGCCCAGCGGATCGGCGCGGTCACCGTCGCGATCAACTGGCGGCTGGTGGCGCGCGAGATCGCCTTCATCCTGCGCGATGCCAGGATCGATTTGCTCGTCACCGAAGCGACGCGGCTCGAAACCGTCGAGGCGGCGGTCGCCGAGGCCGGGATCGGCCGGGTGGTGCTCACCGACGGCGACCATGACGGGTCGCCGCGCTTCGAGGACGGAATCGCGGTGTGCGAGCCGGACGAAGAAGTCGGCGACCTTCGCGACGATACGGTCGCGCTGCAGCTCTATACGAGCGGCACCACCGGCCATCCCAAGGGCGCGCTGCTGACCCATGGCAGCTTGCGCGCCTCGCTGACCCAGGGCGACAAGACCGGCGAGGACTGGGCGCAATGGGACGAGAGCGATGTCAGCCTCGTCGCGATGCCGCAATTCCATATCGGCGGGTCGGCCTGGACGATGCAGGGGCTGCGCGGCAAATCCTCGATGGTGCTGCTCCGGCAGCCCGACATCGCGGACCTGATCGCGGCGGTCGAAACCCACGGCATCACCAAGATGTTCGCCGTGCCCGCCGTCCTCAACATGATCCTCGGCCACTCCGATGCCCAGGGCAAGACCTTTCCCTCGATGCGCGAGCTGCTCTACGGCGCCTCGCCGATTCCGCTCGATATCCTCAAACGCTCGATGGCGAAGTTCCCCGAGGCGCAGTTCGTCCAGATGTACGGGGCGACGGAGACGAGCGGCACCGTCGTCTATCTGCCGCCCGAGGATCACGACCCGGCCGGCACAGACCGGATGAAGGGGTGCGGCAAGCCCTTTCCCGATGTCGAGATCCGCATCGCCGACGAGGACGGCAACGAACTCCCGACCGGCGAGGTCGGCGAGGTGCTGGTCCGCTCGCCGCTCGTCATGGCCGGATATCACAACCTGCCCGAGGCGACGGCCAAGGCATTTCACGGCGACTGGTATCGCTCGGGCGACGCCGCCTATGTCGATGCGGACGGCTATCTCTATCTGTTCGACCGGGTGAAGGACATGATCGTCTCGGGCGCGGAAAATATCTACCCGGCCGAGGTCGAGAATGCGCTGAGCGACCATCCGGCGGTGGCCGATGTCGCGGTGATCGGCGTGCCGGACGCGAAATGGGGCGAAGCGGTGAAGGCGCTGGTCGTGCGCGCCAAGGACGCGGAGATCGACGAGGCCGGGCTGATCGCCTTTGCGCGCAACCGGATCGCGGGGTTCAAGGTACCCAAATCGGTCGATTTCGTCGACGAGCTGCCGCGCAATCCCTCGGGCAAGGTGCTGAAGCGCGAGCTGCGCAAGGCCTATTGGCCCGAAGGCGAGAGGAATATCGGGTGA
- a CDS encoding carotenoid oxygenase family protein, producing MAQQFPDAPYLNGHHTPIRFEAEAPDLIVTGEIPDDLAGVFYRNGPDPLYPPREDSYHWFDGDGMVFGFFIEDGRVSMRNRWVRTDKFEKELEAGRKLYGAFGNPMTSDPAIGDTRYNTGNTNIVLHGGKLLALMEGAPPVEMGARDLSTISEYHYDGAITTTFSAHPKVDWGTGEMLNFGSMIHGPMGPKEIRYDHIDADGAVTGSEIIEVPFTTLMHTFLATENWVVFPVMPLEISLERMMKGGPMTAWVEGREARFAVMPRNGSAEDVRWFTMPPRHMFHELNAWEEDGRIVAIVASSHRAPLFPNEQGEMPEHSETRFGLTKWTFDLSGDTNEVQEEELTDRDMQFPRPDDRKMMRRTRHGFCNINIRARDARAEGLDAVMRIDTETGAEDLHDFGKGAAAGELIFAPRLGGTDEADGYAMTLVYSPETNETDLAIFAAQDIANGPIARVHIPFRVPGGFHCNYYSADSDLYRRAFGA from the coding sequence ATGGCCCAGCAATTTCCCGATGCGCCCTATCTGAACGGCCATCATACGCCGATCCGTTTCGAGGCGGAGGCGCCCGACCTGATCGTCACCGGCGAGATTCCGGACGACCTGGCCGGCGTCTTCTACCGCAACGGGCCCGACCCGCTCTATCCGCCGCGCGAGGACAGCTATCACTGGTTCGACGGCGACGGGATGGTGTTCGGCTTCTTCATCGAGGACGGGCGGGTCTCGATGCGCAACCGCTGGGTGCGCACCGACAAGTTCGAGAAGGAACTGGAGGCGGGGCGCAAGCTGTACGGCGCGTTCGGCAATCCGATGACCAGCGATCCGGCGATCGGCGACACGCGCTACAATACGGGGAACACCAATATCGTGCTCCATGGCGGCAAGCTGCTGGCGCTGATGGAGGGCGCGCCGCCGGTCGAGATGGGCGCGCGCGACCTCTCGACGATCTCGGAATATCATTATGACGGCGCGATCACGACGACCTTCTCCGCCCATCCCAAGGTCGACTGGGGAACCGGCGAGATGCTCAATTTCGGATCGATGATCCACGGGCCGATGGGGCCGAAGGAAATCCGCTACGACCATATCGATGCGGACGGCGCCGTGACGGGCAGCGAGATCATCGAAGTGCCGTTCACGACCCTGATGCACACCTTCCTCGCAACCGAAAACTGGGTCGTCTTCCCAGTCATGCCGCTCGAGATCAGCCTCGAGCGGATGATGAAAGGCGGACCGATGACGGCCTGGGTCGAGGGCCGCGAGGCGCGGTTCGCGGTCATGCCGCGCAATGGCAGCGCTGAAGACGTACGCTGGTTCACCATGCCGCCGCGCCACATGTTCCATGAGCTCAACGCCTGGGAGGAGGATGGCCGGATCGTCGCCATCGTGGCCTCCTCGCACCGCGCGCCGCTCTTCCCGAACGAACAGGGCGAGATGCCCGAACACAGCGAGACGCGCTTCGGCCTGACCAAATGGACCTTCGACCTTTCGGGCGACACGAACGAAGTGCAGGAAGAGGAGCTGACCGACCGCGATATGCAGTTCCCCCGGCCCGACGACCGCAAGATGATGCGGCGGACGCGGCACGGCTTCTGCAACATCAATATCCGCGCGCGCGACGCCCGGGCCGAGGGGCTCGACGCGGTGATGCGGATCGATACCGAGACCGGCGCCGAGGATCTCCACGATTTCGGCAAGGGCGCGGCGGCGGGCGAGCTGATCTTCGCGCCGCGGCTCGGCGGCACCGACGAGGCGGACGGCTATGCGATGACATTGGTCTACAGCCCGGAAACCAACGAGACCGATCTCGCCATTTTCGCCGCGCAGGACATCGCCAATGGCCCGATCGCGCGAGTCCATATCCCGTTCCGCGTGCCCGGCGGTTTTCACTGCAACTATTATTCCGCCGACAGCGATCTTTACCGGCGGGCGTTCGGGGCGTGA